A section of the Oncorhynchus tshawytscha isolate Ot180627B linkage group LG09, Otsh_v2.0, whole genome shotgun sequence genome encodes:
- the LOC112259329 gene encoding prolactin-releasing peptide receptor-like, whose amino-acid sequence MEGSGTGWTGGLLPSVGEEATKEHSVFEVAVQNGLANHSSLFADVVLLQSFKLLIIPCYALVVVVGVLGNYLLLYVICRTRKMHNVSNFFIGNLAFSDMLMCVTCVPFTLAYAFNPRGWVFGRFMCYLVFLIQPVTVYVSVFTLTAIAVDRYYATVHPLKKRTSVATCAYVLSGIWLLSCGLVAPAVAHTYHVEFREEGLTICEEFWLGQEKERLAYAYSTLLVTYVLPLSAVCVSYLCISVKLRNCVAPGHRTRDQAEAQRARKRKIFRLVALVVAAFGVCWLPIHVFNVLRDIDIRLINKRHFLLIQLMCHLCAMSSSCCNPFLYAWLHDRFRAELRKMFTCHRRIGIPANHCATASVAL is encoded by the exons ATGGAAGGCAGTGGCACTGGATGGACTGGAGGTCTGCTGCCCTCTGTAGGCGAAGAGGCAACTAAGGAGCACTCAGTCTTTGAGGTGGCTGTCCAGAACGGCTTGGCCAACCACAGCTCCCTGTTTGCAGACGTGGTTCTGCTGCAGAGCTTCAAGCTGCTCATCATCCCATGCTACgccctggtggtggtggtgggtgtgttgGGGAACTACTTGCTGCTCTACGTCATCTGCCGCACCCGCAAGATGCACAATGTCTCCAACTTCTTCATCGGGAATCTGGCCTTCTCAGACATGCTGATGTGTGTGACCTGTGTACCATTCACCCTGGCCTATGCCTTCAACCCCCGTGGCTGGGTGTTTGGAAGGTTTATGTGCTACCTGGTGTTCCTGATCCAGCCAGTCACAGTTTACGTGTCTGTCTTCACCCTCACCGCCATTGCTGTCGACAG GTACTATGCCACTGTGCATCCTCTGAAGAAGCGCACCTCGGTGGCCACCTGTGCCTATGTGCTGTCAGGGATCTGGCTGCTGTCCTGTGGTTTGGTGGCTCCAGCTGTGGCCCACACCTACCACGTGGAATTCAGAGAGGAGGGCCTCACCATCTGCGAGGAGTTCTGGCTggggcaggagaaggagaggctaGCCTACGCCTACAGCACCTTGCTGGTTACCTACGTCCTGCCACTCTCTGCCGTCTGTGTCTCCTACCTCTGCATCTCTGTCAAACTGAGGAACTGTGTGGCACCGGGACATCGGACCCGGGACCAGGCAGAGGCACAGCGAGCCCGGAAGCGGAAGATCTTCCGTCTGGTTGCGCTGGTTGTGGCGGCCTTTGGGGTGTGCTGGCTGCCCATTCACGTGTTCAACGTACTGCGTGACATTGACATCCGCCTCATCAACAAGCGCCACTTCCTGCTCATCCAACTAATGTGCCATCTGTGTGCCATGAGCTCATCCTGTTGTAACCCCTTCCTGTACGCCTGGCTGCACGACCGTTTCCGCGCCGAACTGAGGAAGATGTTCACCTGCCACCGCCGCATCGGCATCCCTGCCAACCACTGTGCGACAGCCAGCGTGGCCCTGTGA